Proteins from one Dethiosulfovibrio russensis genomic window:
- a CDS encoding glycine--tRNA ligase subunit alpha, which produces MNFQEIIFRLERFWAERGCVVQQPYDVEVGAGTMNPATSLRVIGPEPWKVGYVEPSRRPTDGRYGENPNRLQHYYQYQVILKPAPDDVQELYLDSLAALGIDPSEHDIRFVEDDWESPTVGAWGLGWEVWLDGMEITQFTYFQQVGGVDMTLVPAELTYGIERIAMFVQKVDSVYDLNWNDELTYGDVHHKGEVEHSTYNFEIADTDMLFKLFDMYERESHNIVEKGLVLPAWDYTLKCSHTFNMLDARNAISVTQRTGYISRIRALAIKCCESYSAQRKAMDYPLKGKLV; this is translated from the coding sequence TTGAATTTTCAGGAGATAATCTTTCGTCTGGAGCGTTTTTGGGCGGAGCGGGGATGTGTCGTACAACAGCCTTACGATGTCGAGGTAGGAGCCGGTACCATGAACCCGGCGACCTCCCTGAGGGTAATCGGACCTGAGCCCTGGAAGGTCGGCTACGTAGAGCCTTCCAGACGTCCTACCGATGGTAGATATGGAGAAAATCCCAACAGGCTTCAACATTATTATCAGTATCAGGTGATACTGAAGCCCGCTCCTGACGATGTTCAGGAACTTTATCTGGATAGCCTCGCCGCCTTAGGAATAGACCCATCGGAGCACGATATTCGATTTGTGGAGGACGATTGGGAATCCCCTACCGTAGGAGCATGGGGGTTAGGCTGGGAGGTCTGGCTGGACGGTATGGAGATAACACAGTTTACCTATTTTCAGCAGGTCGGCGGTGTGGACATGACATTGGTCCCGGCGGAGTTGACCTACGGAATAGAGAGAATCGCCATGTTCGTTCAGAAGGTCGACAGCGTCTATGATCTTAATTGGAACGATGAGTTGACCTACGGAGATGTCCATCATAAAGGCGAGGTAGAACACTCCACCTACAATTTCGAGATTGCCGACACAGACATGTTGTTTAAGCTTTTCGATATGTACGAGAGAGAATCCCACAATATAGTCGAAAAAGGGCTGGTTCTGCCAGCGTGGGATTATACATTGAAATGCTCTCATACGTTCAATATGTTGGATGCACGAAACGCCATAAGCGTAACTCAGAGGACCGGGTATATATCCAGAATCCGTGCTCTGGCCATAAAATGTTGCGAGAGCTACAGCGCTCAGCGCAAAGCCATGGATTATCCGCTAAAGGGAAAGTTAGTTTAG
- the recO gene encoding DNA repair protein RecO: MQESLKFALGWCRLLSEVLPYQHPVDEVIPVFFWALELLEDRRDPWGMDLRFLWRVLKVWGVAPSLSSCGSCGKRLSEGTWKDGVFLCPVCSTGGQGRIFLEVAAFWAGTDKKNLPQETLSEDNRKNLYAVRSIISSNLKAFR, encoded by the coding sequence ATGCAGGAATCCCTTAAGTTCGCTTTGGGATGGTGTCGGTTGTTATCCGAGGTGTTACCCTATCAGCATCCTGTCGACGAGGTAATCCCCGTCTTTTTCTGGGCCTTGGAACTTCTCGAGGATAGGAGAGACCCTTGGGGAATGGATCTGCGATTTTTATGGCGGGTCCTTAAGGTCTGGGGAGTGGCTCCTTCTCTGTCCTCCTGCGGAAGCTGCGGAAAAAGGCTTTCTGAGGGAACCTGGAAAGACGGGGTGTTTTTGTGTCCTGTTTGTTCGACTGGCGGGCAAGGTCGGATTTTTCTTGAGGTAGCCGCTTTTTGGGCTGGAACGGACAAAAAAAACTTACCGCAGGAAACGTTATCCGAGGATAACCGTAAGAATTTATATGCCGTCAGGAGTATAATTTCGAGTAACCTAAAGGCTTTTAGATAA
- the glyS gene encoding glycine--tRNA ligase subunit beta, whose product METNNLILEIGTEEIPSRFMPRALRELADIASAEFSEARISCGNIETYGTPRRLVLSIKKLNSRQDDLSEEFKGPAWKSAFDGNGTPTRAAVGFAKSKNIEVEDLEKRDVNGVPYVFAVVNQKGGQTLGLLPDMLCRIVNRLVFPKNMYWKKTSVRFARPIRWILCLLDDRVVPFELNGINSGQISRGHRFMGAPSVSVSKESSYMEKLYDNYVIVDQKKRKEKMLSAIAILEKEMDGTIDRDPDLIEENLFLVEYPVPFYGKFDKKYLELPEEVLITTMKHHQKYFPVRDHSGKLMPYFVGVSNNRAVNMNVIVEGNQRVLRARLEDASFFWNEDSRVPLASKLDQLKTVVYQEKLGSVYDKVMVTVDLVRSLTSMLGLEEHIKLIERAAMLSKSDLVTNMVYEFPELQGIMGREYALKDGEDPRVAMAIYEQYLPKSAGDETPSDVIGAVLGLSERVFNMVGAFKMGFRPSGSQDPYGLRRAVRCVNEIIWSLPLDVNLDEFLKEAARALQLEEEPMEELISFIRQRLLIQLKEKDFSHDLAELAVSVTGGRPLQALRFLESLKSVQEEQWFINLVTAAVRVQNILAKNGEERGSSVEVAKLLMPAEKDLAEAVESCSRTVCKAVEEDNWDLLMESLSRLSPSITSFFDDVMVMDEDSTVRANRLALLGECEDLFREVGNLSRLKR is encoded by the coding sequence ATGGAGACGAACAACCTGATTTTAGAGATAGGTACGGAGGAAATCCCCTCCCGTTTCATGCCTCGTGCTCTGAGAGAACTGGCTGATATAGCCTCGGCCGAGTTCTCCGAAGCCCGTATAAGCTGTGGAAATATAGAGACCTATGGAACTCCCAGAAGGCTGGTACTCTCGATAAAAAAGCTCAATTCCCGTCAGGACGATCTCTCGGAAGAGTTTAAAGGTCCCGCCTGGAAAAGCGCCTTCGACGGGAACGGGACGCCCACCAGGGCCGCCGTCGGATTCGCTAAGAGCAAGAATATAGAGGTGGAGGACCTTGAAAAAAGGGACGTCAACGGGGTTCCCTACGTATTTGCCGTGGTAAACCAAAAGGGTGGTCAGACCCTGGGTCTCCTGCCCGATATGCTCTGTAGGATCGTCAACAGACTTGTTTTTCCTAAGAACATGTATTGGAAGAAGACCTCCGTTCGTTTTGCCAGACCTATAAGGTGGATCCTCTGTCTCCTCGACGATAGAGTCGTTCCCTTCGAGCTAAACGGGATAAACTCCGGGCAGATCTCGAGAGGGCACAGGTTCATGGGCGCTCCCTCCGTTTCGGTGTCCAAGGAGTCGTCCTACATGGAAAAACTTTACGATAACTATGTCATAGTGGATCAAAAAAAGAGAAAAGAGAAGATGCTTTCCGCTATAGCGATTCTGGAAAAAGAGATGGACGGGACTATAGATAGGGATCCGGATCTGATAGAGGAAAACCTGTTTCTCGTAGAATACCCGGTCCCTTTTTACGGCAAGTTTGACAAAAAATACCTGGAGTTGCCGGAAGAAGTCCTTATCACCACTATGAAGCACCATCAGAAGTATTTCCCAGTTCGGGATCATTCGGGAAAACTGATGCCTTATTTCGTAGGTGTAAGCAATAACAGAGCCGTTAACATGAACGTCATAGTAGAGGGGAATCAGAGGGTTCTTCGAGCCAGGCTGGAAGACGCCTCGTTTTTCTGGAACGAGGACAGCCGAGTGCCTCTCGCGTCTAAACTGGACCAGCTTAAGACCGTTGTATATCAGGAAAAGCTTGGATCGGTTTACGATAAGGTAATGGTAACCGTTGATCTGGTCCGCAGTTTAACCTCCATGCTTGGATTGGAGGAACATATAAAGCTGATAGAGAGAGCGGCCATGCTTTCCAAGTCCGATCTTGTCACCAACATGGTATACGAGTTTCCGGAACTTCAGGGAATCATGGGAAGGGAGTACGCTCTAAAAGATGGCGAGGATCCCAGGGTTGCCATGGCTATATATGAGCAGTATCTTCCCAAGAGCGCGGGAGACGAAACACCGAGCGATGTAATAGGAGCGGTGTTGGGGTTGAGCGAAAGAGTCTTCAACATGGTCGGTGCTTTCAAAATGGGATTTAGGCCATCGGGATCTCAGGATCCCTATGGACTAAGACGGGCCGTCCGTTGCGTAAACGAGATAATCTGGAGTTTACCCCTCGACGTAAATCTGGACGAGTTCTTAAAAGAGGCGGCCCGCGCCCTCCAGTTGGAGGAAGAGCCCATGGAAGAACTTATCTCGTTCATAAGACAGAGACTTCTTATCCAGCTTAAGGAAAAGGACTTCTCTCACGATCTCGCGGAGCTGGCTGTATCGGTCACGGGAGGACGGCCCCTACAGGCATTGAGGTTCCTCGAATCGTTGAAGTCCGTTCAGGAAGAACAGTGGTTTATCAATCTGGTCACAGCTGCTGTGAGGGTACAGAACATCCTGGCCAAGAACGGAGAGGAGAGAGGAAGTTCCGTAGAGGTCGCAAAACTCCTCATGCCTGCCGAAAAGGATCTCGCCGAAGCGGTCGAAAGCTGTTCCCGGACTGTCTGTAAGGCGGTAGAGGAGGATAACTGGGATCTCCTGATGGAATCCCTCTCGAGGCTTTCCCCCTCAATAACATCGTTTTTCGACGACGTTATGGTTATGGACGAAGATTCGACGGTCAGAGCTAACAGACTGGCGCTCCTCGGAGAATGTGAGGATCTTTTCCGAGAGGTAGGCAATCTGTCTCGGCTGAAGAGGTAG
- the era gene encoding GTPase Era, translated as MTIDKFDEGYRSGVVAVVGRPNVGKSSLVNALLRCKATIVSPKPQTTRNRIRCIADVEGGQIVFTDTPGIHKPQHRLGEAIVDSALEALDDADLILYVVSAQDEGITGQDRHIIERLKNSNTPVIMVINKVDLLGSKKAKILPLIDIYRKKLNPMDVLPVSAREDINLEMLMDFILEHIPEGPPMYMEDMLIDRSSRFLAAEIIREQVLLRTDQEVPHSVAVEILEYKSPEEYPERRDTYIRGVIFVERRGQKLILLGSGGEKMKEIGTAAREALESFLGGKVFLDLWIKVRKDWRNSESELRRLGYRE; from the coding sequence ATGACGATTGACAAATTCGACGAGGGCTATAGATCTGGAGTCGTAGCCGTGGTCGGGAGACCTAACGTCGGCAAATCCTCCTTGGTTAACGCTCTTTTACGTTGTAAGGCCACGATAGTATCCCCTAAACCTCAGACCACTAGGAACAGAATAAGGTGTATCGCAGACGTGGAAGGCGGCCAGATCGTCTTTACAGATACCCCGGGAATTCATAAGCCGCAGCATCGTCTCGGAGAGGCCATAGTCGACTCAGCTTTGGAAGCCCTCGACGATGCTGACCTTATCCTTTACGTTGTATCGGCTCAGGACGAGGGAATTACCGGCCAGGACAGGCATATAATCGAGCGTCTCAAAAACTCGAACACGCCTGTTATCATGGTCATAAACAAGGTGGACCTCCTGGGTTCCAAGAAGGCTAAAATTCTTCCTTTGATAGATATTTACCGTAAAAAGCTGAATCCCATGGATGTCCTGCCCGTCTCCGCTAGAGAGGACATCAATCTGGAGATGCTCATGGATTTCATACTTGAGCATATTCCTGAGGGACCTCCTATGTATATGGAGGATATGCTGATAGACCGTTCCTCTCGTTTTCTGGCTGCTGAGATAATAAGGGAACAGGTGCTTTTGAGAACCGACCAGGAGGTGCCGCACAGCGTGGCGGTGGAGATCCTGGAGTATAAATCGCCCGAAGAATATCCTGAACGGAGAGATACCTATATAAGAGGCGTTATCTTCGTGGAACGTCGAGGTCAGAAGCTCATATTGCTGGGCTCTGGCGGCGAGAAGATGAAAGAGATAGGAACTGCGGCGCGGGAGGCCCTGGAAAGCTTCCTAGGAGGAAAAGTCTTTTTGGACCTATGGATAAAGGTCAGGAAGGATTGGCGAAACTCCGAGTCGGAGCTTCGCCGTCTCGGATACAGAGAGTGA